The following proteins are co-located in the Micromonospora coriariae genome:
- a CDS encoding PadR family transcriptional regulator, producing MLEFAILGLLQESPMHGYELRKELTAKLGAIRAAISYGSLYPTLRRLQAAGWITEAAETPATAEEVPALTSRRGRVVYKITAEGKERFAQLIAQAGPETYDDTGFGVHFAFFARTDQATRLRILEGRRRKIEERREGLRDVLGRAAERLDAYTLELQRHGLDACEREVRWLEELIANERSGRAPTVPNIGTAGGRREDNSPPPPGETRKERP from the coding sequence GTGCTTGAGTTCGCCATCCTCGGCCTCCTGCAGGAGTCTCCGATGCACGGCTATGAGCTGCGCAAGGAGCTGACCGCCAAACTCGGCGCGATCCGGGCGGCGATCAGCTACGGCTCGCTCTACCCGACCCTGCGCAGGTTGCAGGCGGCGGGATGGATCACCGAAGCCGCCGAGACACCCGCCACCGCCGAGGAGGTTCCCGCGCTGACCAGCCGACGAGGTCGGGTGGTCTACAAAATCACCGCCGAAGGCAAGGAACGCTTCGCCCAGCTGATCGCGCAGGCCGGGCCCGAGACGTACGACGACACGGGCTTCGGAGTGCACTTCGCGTTCTTCGCCCGGACCGACCAGGCGACCCGACTGCGCATTCTGGAGGGTCGCCGCCGCAAGATCGAGGAACGTCGCGAAGGGCTTCGTGACGTGCTGGGCCGGGCGGCCGAGCGCCTCGACGCTTACACACTGGAACTGCAGCGCCACGGCCTTGACGCCTGTGAGCGTGAGGTCCGCTGGCTGGAGGAGCTCATCGCCAACGAGCGCTCCGGCCGAGCCCCGACGGTCCCGAACATCGGGACGGCCGGTGGCCGACGAGAAGACAACAGCCCGCCTCCGCCTGGAGAGACCAGGAAAGAGCGGCCGTGA
- a CDS encoding DUF5318 domain-containing protein: MRTQRQVVDYSLQKRAVLRELLAGRVGTYDVCDASPYLKNAARFHGEPTERRCPICRSENLTLVHYIYGDELKQSAGQARTLTELPVLAMTLREFQVFVVEVCLGCDWNHLVEQYLLGRDGLTGEGEGTSEQNAAGAGGAGRRRREAQR, translated from the coding sequence ATGCGTACGCAGCGCCAGGTCGTCGACTACTCGCTCCAGAAGCGAGCGGTGCTGCGTGAGCTCCTGGCCGGCCGGGTCGGCACGTACGACGTCTGCGACGCGTCGCCGTACCTGAAGAACGCCGCTCGGTTCCACGGCGAGCCGACCGAACGGCGCTGCCCCATCTGCCGCAGCGAGAACCTGACACTCGTCCACTACATTTACGGTGACGAGCTCAAGCAGTCCGCCGGCCAGGCTCGGACACTGACCGAGCTGCCCGTGCTGGCGATGACACTGCGTGAGTTCCAGGTCTTCGTGGTGGAGGTGTGCCTCGGCTGCGACTGGAACCATCTCGTCGAGCAGTACCTGCTCGGCCGGGACGGTCTCACCGGCGAGGGCGAAGGCACCAGCGAGCAGAACGCGGCGGGCGCCGGTGGCGCCGGCCGGCGGAGGCGAGAGGCGCAACGGTGA
- a CDS encoding transglycosylase domain-containing protein, giving the protein MNSYGDPSSARGRAQYSGPDGDPGPGADDAYRRSGGDSRGSGWSASEAAASPARASVTPRAAGGRASVGGSAAVPPRGGAPAGSASVGSAAPGRAGRASVPVSPAPGVAAGRAGAGRASVPVSPAPGAPAGRATVGAASVGTASAGRASVGSASVGGRAAVARASVSPVAGGPGAPGGPGGPNGPGRGGRGGRGPGDPGAAARAKKRKRINLLIAGFAVFIMLAGVGVVGFTYYSTNVVLPDEITPPQATTLYAFDNKTPIAKVGDQNRTLVTIDQIPEWVQNAVAAAEDRNFYRHSGVDYKGIARAGWNNLSGGDKQGASTITQQYARNAYDNLKDDTYARKVKEAILASKLNDEYTKPEIMQHYLNVIYFGRGAYGIEAAAQTYFGKSVKDLKPDEGAVLAALIKQPEPSATHQGYDPAINRPAAEDRWNYVIDGMVKEGWLGVPGKPERPVAYPKNIKAPKKGGIGIDFGVNTPYGNVINYVREEMRDRGICVDKDTQVTEAKPLCSQALMAGGYRIRTTIDTTIQKAAVETAQRKSKGSELAGQPSNLMAAVVAIDPKNGRVLAYYGGDNGTGTDYAGKNTDSTGAISGGHSPGSSFKIYTLAAALKAGKALESRWKGKAFTPEGTKFKVSNAGTDDPSCHNSCTLRTSTLKSLNVPFYYVTEDIGADKVVDMAKQAGVTTMWRTDTNPAKAYDLTKADPKDITPEPFFNVVGYGQYPITVLDHANGVATFANGGVYNKAHFLYSVEKQNPNTGKWEKVAKGSEKLNSQPRIDKDVVADVTSVLKDYPAAVNHRLDDGRKAASKTGTWELRGDSEDNGDAWMIGYTPQLATAVWVGNVQARKALKLKDGRKVSGGNLPGDIWERFMDEALKDKDKLDFPPAANIGDKEAGNGEPPPPPPPPAGGLPGLPGQPGQPCDPLTNPFCPRTDGGNNGGDNPNGPGRPGTGGNGGGLLPSLPPTNRD; this is encoded by the coding sequence ATGAACTCGTACGGCGATCCCAGTTCTGCGCGCGGGCGGGCCCAGTATTCGGGCCCGGACGGTGACCCCGGACCGGGCGCGGACGACGCGTACCGCCGATCCGGCGGTGACTCCCGGGGGAGCGGATGGTCGGCCTCCGAGGCCGCGGCGTCCCCCGCTCGTGCTTCGGTGACACCGCGGGCCGCCGGTGGGCGGGCCTCGGTGGGTGGCTCGGCCGCGGTGCCGCCGCGCGGCGGTGCGCCCGCCGGATCCGCCTCGGTGGGCTCGGCCGCGCCGGGCCGGGCCGGGCGGGCGTCGGTGCCGGTGTCGCCGGCACCCGGCGTGGCCGCCGGTCGTGCCGGCGCGGGCCGGGCCTCGGTGCCCGTGTCCCCGGCGCCGGGCGCACCGGCCGGTCGCGCCACGGTCGGCGCCGCCTCCGTCGGCACCGCCTCGGCGGGCCGGGCCAGTGTCGGGTCGGCATCCGTCGGCGGCCGGGCCGCGGTGGCCCGGGCGAGCGTCTCACCGGTCGCCGGCGGCCCGGGTGCCCCCGGCGGGCCTGGCGGGCCGAACGGTCCGGGTCGCGGTGGCCGGGGCGGTCGCGGTCCGGGTGACCCCGGCGCGGCGGCCCGGGCGAAGAAGCGCAAGCGGATCAACCTGCTGATCGCCGGGTTCGCGGTCTTCATCATGCTCGCCGGCGTCGGCGTGGTCGGCTTCACCTACTACTCGACAAACGTCGTGCTGCCCGACGAGATCACCCCACCGCAGGCGACCACCCTGTACGCGTTCGACAACAAGACCCCCATCGCCAAGGTGGGCGATCAGAACCGCACCCTGGTCACCATCGACCAGATTCCGGAGTGGGTGCAGAACGCGGTGGCCGCCGCCGAGGACCGGAACTTCTACCGGCACTCCGGTGTGGACTACAAGGGCATCGCACGGGCCGGCTGGAACAACCTCTCCGGCGGCGACAAGCAGGGTGCCTCCACCATCACCCAGCAGTACGCGCGCAACGCCTACGACAACCTGAAGGACGACACCTACGCCCGGAAGGTGAAGGAGGCGATCCTCGCCTCCAAGCTCAACGACGAGTACACCAAGCCGGAGATCATGCAGCACTACCTCAACGTGATCTACTTCGGCCGCGGCGCGTACGGCATCGAGGCCGCGGCGCAGACCTACTTCGGCAAGTCGGTGAAGGACCTCAAGCCGGACGAGGGCGCGGTGCTCGCCGCCCTGATCAAGCAGCCGGAACCGAGCGCCACCCACCAGGGGTACGACCCGGCGATCAACCGGCCCGCCGCCGAGGACCGCTGGAACTACGTGATCGACGGCATGGTCAAGGAGGGCTGGCTGGGCGTGCCCGGCAAGCCGGAGCGGCCCGTCGCGTACCCGAAGAACATCAAGGCCCCGAAGAAGGGCGGCATCGGGATCGACTTCGGCGTCAACACGCCGTACGGCAACGTGATCAACTACGTCCGGGAAGAGATGCGGGACAGGGGCATCTGCGTCGACAAGGACACGCAGGTGACCGAAGCCAAGCCGCTCTGCTCCCAGGCGCTGATGGCCGGCGGTTACCGGATCCGCACCACCATCGACACCACGATCCAGAAGGCCGCGGTCGAGACGGCCCAGCGCAAGTCCAAGGGCTCCGAGTTGGCGGGCCAGCCGAGCAACCTGATGGCCGCGGTGGTCGCGATCGACCCGAAGAACGGTCGGGTGCTCGCCTACTACGGCGGTGACAACGGCACCGGCACCGACTACGCCGGCAAGAACACCGACTCCACCGGGGCGATCAGCGGCGGTCACTCGCCCGGCTCGAGCTTCAAGATCTATACCCTGGCGGCCGCACTCAAGGCCGGCAAGGCCCTTGAGTCCCGATGGAAGGGCAAGGCCTTCACGCCGGAGGGCACCAAGTTCAAGGTCAGCAACGCCGGCACGGACGATCCGTCCTGCCACAATTCCTGCACGCTCCGAACGTCCACGCTCAAATCACTGAACGTGCCGTTCTACTACGTCACCGAGGACATCGGCGCCGACAAGGTCGTCGACATGGCCAAGCAGGCCGGCGTCACCACCATGTGGCGCACCGACACCAACCCGGCCAAGGCCTACGACCTGACCAAGGCCGACCCGAAGGACATCACCCCGGAGCCGTTCTTCAACGTGGTCGGCTACGGCCAGTACCCGATCACCGTGTTGGACCACGCCAACGGCGTGGCCACCTTCGCCAACGGGGGCGTCTACAACAAGGCGCACTTCCTCTACTCGGTGGAGAAGCAGAACCCGAACACCGGCAAGTGGGAGAAGGTGGCCAAGGGCAGCGAGAAGCTGAACTCCCAGCCGCGCATCGACAAGGACGTGGTGGCCGACGTGACGTCGGTGCTGAAGGACTACCCGGCCGCCGTCAACCACCGCCTCGACGACGGCCGCAAGGCCGCCTCCAAGACCGGCACCTGGGAACTCAGGGGCGACAGCGAAGACAACGGCGACGCCTGGATGATCGGCTACACGCCGCAGTTGGCCACCGCGGTATGGGTGGGCAACGTGCAGGCCCGGAAGGCACTCAAGCTCAAGGACGGTCGCAAGGTCAGCGGTGGAAACCTCCCGGGTGACATCTGGGAGCGGTTCATGGACGAGGCGCTGAAGGACAAGGACAAGCTCGACTTCCCGCCAGCGGCGAACATCGGCGACAAGGAAGCCGGCAACGGTGAGCCGCCGCCGCCGCCCCCGCCGCCGGCAGGAGGCCTGCCGGGCCTGCCGGGTCAGCCGGGTCAGCCCTGTGATCCGCTGACCAACCCCTTCTGCCCGCGTACCGACGGCGGCAACAACGGGGGCGACAACCCGAACGGTCCCGGCCGACCCGGGACAGGCGGCAACGGCGGTGGGCTGTTACCCAGCCTGCCACCGACCAACCGGGACTGA